In the genome of Hyphobacterium sp. CCMP332, one region contains:
- a CDS encoding ATP-binding cassette domain-containing protein, which produces MNILDVQDVSKSFGENTALQNVSLSISKGEIFGLLGPNGAGKSTMIRIITQIIKADSGEILIKGEKLKPEHIEVIGYLPEERGLYKKMKVGDQLMYLARLKGLEKSEAFEKIKYWIKKFEIEEWWNKKIEDLSKGMQQKVQFISTVVHDPDILILDEPFSGFDPINANLIRDEILQLRDQGCSIIFSTHRMESVEELCDHIALINNAKKILDGPKFEIKEAHKKHSYRVEYKGDDLALAAPYAISSNATLQNTNKETVIIDQSKGDPNELIKLLAQKVEIHSFSEIIPSMNDIFISKVQEVNHG; this is translated from the coding sequence TTGAATATTTTAGACGTACAGGATGTTTCTAAATCTTTTGGAGAAAATACCGCCCTGCAAAACGTTAGCCTGAGTATCTCAAAAGGAGAAATATTTGGTCTTCTGGGCCCAAACGGAGCGGGAAAATCTACCATGATCCGGATAATCACTCAGATCATCAAAGCAGATAGCGGTGAAATCTTAATAAAAGGCGAAAAGCTAAAACCCGAGCACATCGAGGTAATCGGTTATTTGCCCGAAGAGCGCGGTCTTTATAAGAAAATGAAAGTTGGCGATCAGCTGATGTATCTGGCGCGCCTGAAAGGACTTGAAAAAAGCGAGGCTTTTGAAAAGATAAAATACTGGATTAAAAAATTTGAAATTGAGGAATGGTGGAATAAAAAGATTGAAGACCTTTCAAAGGGCATGCAACAAAAGGTCCAGTTCATTTCTACGGTAGTGCACGATCCGGATATTTTAATTCTCGATGAACCGTTTTCCGGTTTTGACCCAATTAATGCCAATTTGATCCGCGATGAAATACTCCAGCTTCGCGATCAGGGCTGTTCGATCATTTTTTCTACCCACAGAATGGAATCCGTAGAGGAGTTATGTGATCATATTGCCCTGATCAATAATGCCAAAAAAATCCTGGATGGGCCTAAATTCGAAATTAAAGAAGCGCATAAAAAGCATTCTTACCGTGTGGAATACAAAGGGGATGATTTAGCACTGGCAGCCCCCTATGCCATCAGCTCTAATGCCACACTTCAGAATACAAACAAGGAGACAGTGATTATTGATCAATCAAAAGGAGATCCCAATGAGCTCATCAAATTATTGGCGCAGAAAGTAGAGATTCATTCCTTTTCCGAAATTATACCCAGCATGAATGATATTTTCATTTCAAAAGTACAGGAGGTCAATCATGGATAA
- a CDS encoding ABC transporter permease, with translation MDKIWLILQREYLTRVKKKSFIIMTILTPVLFGAMIFFVAWFSTKKGDKKVIEVLDDSGYFEKKLKSNEEVNFVFIGGDLEKAKADFEAHGSFGLLYIPKIDIDKPDGLKLFSGQNPSFDLVNMIKGQISEEIRQLRISDLDIDETMLDKLNVDVNLKTLNMTETGEKESNAGVNFGIGYIASFLIYIFIFLYGAQVMRGVIEEKSSRIVEVIISSVKPFQLMMGKVLGVAAVGLTQFVIWVILMSAVSASASTFTGINELKDNPAVTRGADVDFEQMENNEEIAGIFRAIENIPIAQIISLFIFYFLGGYLVYASLFAMVGSAVDSEADSQQFMLPITIPLLLAIFSLGPVLSDPNSQLAFWLSMIPFTSPVVMMGRIAYGVAGWEIALSMLLLIGGFVLTTWVAARVYRVGILIHGSKVNYKVLVKWFFQN, from the coding sequence ATGGATAAGATCTGGCTCATTTTACAAAGGGAATACCTGACCAGGGTAAAGAAAAAGTCATTTATCATTATGACCATTCTGACGCCGGTTTTATTCGGTGCAATGATCTTTTTTGTGGCCTGGTTTTCAACTAAAAAAGGAGATAAAAAGGTCATAGAAGTCCTCGATGATTCGGGTTATTTTGAAAAGAAGCTGAAAAGCAATGAAGAGGTTAATTTTGTATTTATCGGCGGTGATTTGGAAAAAGCCAAAGCTGATTTTGAGGCACATGGCAGTTTTGGGCTTTTGTACATCCCTAAAATAGACATCGACAAACCCGATGGATTAAAGCTTTTTTCAGGACAGAACCCAAGTTTTGATTTGGTCAATATGATCAAAGGTCAGATCAGCGAGGAAATTCGTCAATTGCGTATATCCGATTTGGATATCGATGAAACAATGCTCGATAAACTCAATGTGGATGTCAATCTGAAAACCCTGAACATGACAGAAACCGGGGAAAAGGAAAGCAATGCGGGTGTCAATTTTGGAATCGGTTATATCGCCAGTTTTCTGATTTATATATTCATTTTTCTCTATGGTGCACAGGTCATGCGGGGAGTGATAGAAGAAAAATCAAGCCGAATTGTGGAAGTCATTATTTCTTCGGTAAAACCCTTTCAACTGATGATGGGAAAGGTTTTGGGCGTAGCGGCAGTGGGTTTGACCCAGTTCGTAATATGGGTGATCCTGATGTCTGCAGTCTCGGCATCGGCCAGCACCTTTACCGGAATCAATGAACTCAAAGATAATCCGGCGGTCACAAGAGGTGCGGATGTGGATTTTGAACAAATGGAAAACAATGAGGAGATAGCGGGAATTTTCAGGGCCATAGAAAACATTCCCATCGCACAAATCATTTCTCTCTTTATTTTCTATTTTTTGGGCGGATACCTGGTCTACGCTTCGCTATTTGCCATGGTGGGTTCGGCAGTGGATTCCGAGGCCGACTCCCAGCAATTCATGCTTCCGATTACCATTCCTTTGCTATTGGCTATTTTTAGTTTGGGCCCCGTTTTAAGCGATCCCAATTCCCAATTGGCATTTTGGTTGTCGATGATCCCTTTTACTTCGCCTGTGGTAATGATGGGCCGTATCGCCTATGGTGTAGCCGGCTGGGAAATAGCCTTATCCATGCTCTTGCTGATCGGCGGTTTTGTTTTGACCACTTGGGTAGCGGCGAGGGTTTACAGAGTGGGAATATTAATTCACGGATCGAAAGTGAACTACAAGGTCTTGGTAAAATGGTTTTTTCAGAATTGA
- a CDS encoding MarC family protein has protein sequence MLNFKEIASVSIILFSVIDILGSIPIIINLRKKFGHIQSEKISIVAIVIMVAFLFLGESILKLFGIDVYSFAIAGAIIIFLLGMEMVLGVEIFKASPGEKSSSSVVPIAFPLIAGAGTMTTILSLRAEFEQINVLVGIFVNMVLVYIVLKSSNWLERKIGQAGFNILRKVFGIILLAIAIKLFKQNVLH, from the coding sequence ATGTTAAACTTTAAGGAAATAGCTTCTGTATCTATCATTTTATTCTCTGTAATAGATATTCTGGGATCGATTCCCATCATTATAAATCTGAGAAAGAAATTCGGGCATATCCAGTCTGAAAAGATATCCATTGTGGCCATTGTGATCATGGTTGCTTTTCTCTTTTTGGGAGAATCCATCCTAAAATTATTTGGTATTGATGTCTATTCATTCGCCATTGCCGGTGCAATTATCATTTTCTTACTCGGTATGGAAATGGTGCTCGGTGTAGAGATTTTTAAAGCCAGCCCCGGAGAGAAATCCTCATCCTCTGTAGTGCCCATAGCTTTCCCTTTGATAGCAGGAGCCGGTACCATGACGACCATTCTTTCTTTGCGCGCGGAGTTTGAACAAATCAACGTACTGGTCGGTATTTTTGTCAATATGGTTCTGGTTTATATCGTTTTAAAATCCAGCAATTGGCTGGAAAGAAAAATCGGCCAGGCGGGTTTTAACATTTTAAGAAAAGTCTTTGGAATAATCCTACTGGCCATTGCCATTAAGCTCTTCAAGCAAAATGTATTGCATTAA
- a CDS encoding PorT family protein, translated as MMKGKKTFLKTIFTVLFLFSINNLQAQEYYSGDVRFGLGIAPNLSWYNISSDPYSSNGAKAGWSWGFNVDYFFSGTYSLSTGLHLLNYGGKLSYPDIYRNQLGQEFKVRGESDVKSSAVQLPLALKMRTTLLNALNYYGKFGAVAAVNYNRSEDYFTDPNSNINVEIEDRDFNDDSRLFNLSILIGAGIEYNISGNTTAIAGISYHQGILNQLNKRAYLTNDSGMVLASEQTDPGPQGEKQKATINFISLDLGIFF; from the coding sequence ATGATGAAAGGTAAAAAGACATTCCTAAAAACAATTTTCACTGTATTATTTCTTTTCTCTATCAATAATCTTCAGGCGCAGGAATATTACAGCGGCGATGTGCGATTTGGATTGGGCATTGCACCAAATCTGAGTTGGTATAACATTAGTTCGGACCCCTACAGTTCTAATGGAGCAAAAGCCGGTTGGTCATGGGGCTTTAATGTGGATTATTTCTTTTCAGGCACTTATTCTCTGAGCACAGGATTGCATTTGTTGAATTACGGAGGAAAACTGAGCTATCCGGACATCTACAGAAATCAACTCGGTCAGGAGTTTAAAGTAAGAGGAGAAAGCGATGTTAAATCCAGCGCCGTGCAATTGCCACTTGCATTAAAAATGAGAACCACCTTGTTAAATGCCCTTAACTATTATGGGAAATTTGGAGCCGTAGCTGCAGTGAATTACAATCGTTCAGAAGATTACTTTACAGATCCCAACAGCAATATCAATGTGGAAATTGAGGATCGTGACTTTAATGATGACTCAAGATTGTTCAATTTGAGTATTCTAATAGGTGCGGGAATCGAATACAACATATCCGGAAACACCACAGCCATTGCAGGCATTAGCTACCATCAGGGAATATTAAATCAATTGAATAAAAGAGCTTATCTCACCAATGACAGCGGAATGGTATTGGCATCGGAACAAACCGATCCCGGGCCACAGGGTGAAAAACAAAAAGCCACCATCAATTTTATTTCCCTCGATCTGGGCATCTTCTTTTAA
- a CDS encoding pyridoxal-phosphate dependent enzyme, whose amino-acid sequence MAHSQINTIPDKTILLEALQRVKKYIHNTPVLQNKGINEITGSVLYFKCENFQKIGAFKFRGGINTIFQLSEEEMQKGVATHSSGNHGQAVALAAKMRNITAYIVMPQNSTKVKIEAVRSYGAELIFCDNSLQAREDKLNEIISETGAHFVHPYDDYRVIAGQSTSAQELIQDYPKLDIIITPIGGGGLISGTALAAKYFSPRTEVIGSEPEGADSAALSLQKHRWTTIADPETICDGLRASIGKKNFDIISKNVSTVFRVSDREAISAMKLIWERMKIVIEPSCAVPLAAIIKNKDRFKNKRVGLILTGGNVDLNSVSELFKEI is encoded by the coding sequence ATGGCTCATTCGCAAATTAATACAATACCGGATAAAACCATTCTTCTAGAAGCATTGCAACGTGTAAAAAAATATATTCACAATACGCCCGTTTTGCAGAATAAGGGCATAAATGAAATCACCGGCTCAGTTTTATATTTTAAATGTGAAAATTTTCAGAAAATTGGCGCTTTTAAATTTAGGGGTGGAATCAATACGATTTTCCAGCTGAGTGAAGAAGAAATGCAAAAAGGAGTGGCCACCCATTCATCGGGAAATCATGGTCAGGCGGTGGCATTGGCGGCTAAAATGAGAAATATCACGGCCTATATCGTTATGCCCCAAAATTCAACCAAAGTCAAGATAGAGGCTGTCCGGTCTTATGGAGCAGAACTTATTTTTTGTGATAATTCTTTACAAGCCCGTGAAGATAAACTCAATGAAATCATCAGCGAAACCGGCGCTCATTTTGTACATCCTTATGATGATTATAGAGTGATTGCAGGTCAGTCAACATCAGCGCAAGAGTTAATTCAAGACTATCCCAAACTTGACATTATAATTACACCAATTGGTGGGGGAGGCCTCATTTCAGGAACTGCCCTGGCGGCAAAATATTTTTCACCCAGGACCGAAGTCATCGGTTCAGAGCCAGAAGGCGCCGACAGCGCAGCGCTTTCCCTTCAAAAGCATCGCTGGACGACCATTGCTGATCCGGAAACCATTTGCGATGGATTAAGAGCTTCGATTGGTAAGAAAAATTTTGATATTATTTCAAAAAATGTGTCTACGGTTTTTCGTGTCAGCGACAGGGAAGCAATTTCAGCTATGAAACTGATTTGGGAGCGAATGAAAATTGTAATTGAACCTTCCTGTGCCGTACCTTTGGCGGCGATTATTAAAAATAAGGATCGCTTTAAAAATAAAAGGGTCGGACTGATCCTCACCGGAGGAAATGTCGATCTGAATAGCGTCTCTGAATTGTTCAAAGAAATTTAA